Proteins from one Peromyscus eremicus chromosome 8a, PerEre_H2_v1, whole genome shotgun sequence genomic window:
- the LOC131917060 gene encoding C-C motif chemokine 9-like, which translates to MKSFPTPFSFLLLAAALGFQAQIIHATETKEVLEAKEGLETDVLPLGFGESSDCCFFYTSWIKCSRFVYYFPTSGSCLKPGIIFVTKKRNQVCANPSDPRVQGCIKRLTQNPRPGNQVIV; encoded by the exons ATGAAGTCTTTTCctactcctttctccttcctccttcttgcAGCTGCTCTTGGATTCCAGGCCCAGATCATACATG CAACAGAGACAAAAGAAGTCCTGGAGGCAAAGGAAGGACTTGAAACTGACGTGCTTCCCCTGG GCTTTGGAGAGTCTTCAGACTGCTGCTTCTTCTATACCTCATGGATCAAGTGTTCAAGATTTGTATATTATTTTCCAACCAGTGGTAGCTGTCTCAAGCCAGGCATCAT CTTTGTCACCAAGAAGAGGAACCAGGTCTGTGCCAACCCCAGTGATCCAAGAGTTCAGGGGTGCATAAAACGCCTGACGCAAAACCCAAGACCTGGGAACCAAGTCATTGTTTGA
- the LOC131916276 gene encoding C-C motif chemokine 6-like has product MRNSATAISFFILVAVIGSQAGIIHETILEEERSEIYHFKPPVIHQGVHGSSDCCFSYVSRIPCSRFVSYFPTSGGCIKPGIIFVARRRNQVCANPSDPRVQECIKRLKPTIRPGNQAIA; this is encoded by the exons ATGAGGAACTCGGCGACTGCCATTTCATTCTTTATACTTGTGGCTGTCATTGGATCCCAGGCTGGGATCATACACG AAACAATACTAGAAGAAGAGAGGAGTGAAATTTATCACTTTAAACCTCCAGTAATTCATCAAG GCGTTCATGGCTCTTCAGACTGCTGCTTCTCCTATGTCTCACGGATCCCATGTTCAAGATTTGTGTCCTATTTTCCAACTAGTGGTGGGTGCATCAAGCCAGGCATCAT cTTTGTCGCCAGGAGGAGGAACCAGGTCTGTGCCAACCCCAGTGATCCAAGAGTTCAGGAGTGCATAAAACGCCTGAAGCCAACCATAAGACCTGGGAACCAAGCCATTGCTTGA